Below is a window of Vanacampus margaritifer isolate UIUO_Vmar chromosome 11, RoL_Vmar_1.0, whole genome shotgun sequence DNA.
GAGATTTATGCTAATGTCAATCATGCAAATAGATCTGTAAATATTAACAATGGTagacaaaaatattcacaagTGTCACTTTGAGAAGGTCCTGTTCCTGTTTCTTTAGCATAGAATGATTGTATTGTTTTAATAAGCTGcccttctgttttttttgtaattcggaaataaaaaagtgtgtgtgtgtaggggggtgcaggggaaaaaaggttattcagttattttaaattgacataTCTATACATATTAATGataaacattaactcattcaaacctaaaaccgtataaataaattactttgtccttcactcccaaaaacgaacttatactgtttttatgttttgttttttttaaatgctagagcatagctTTGATACAGATTCTGACATGAAAAGgttacttaaagcaatggtagttattacaaaaaacggccagcaggtggcagcagattataagagatcagccagggtcatcttgcaacaagctctttttccctgtgttttcaacaggtttgtgaataatgatgaaacttatatattctaatgctaattgctgcagaacagaaacagatacaaatatacttttttttcctgatgacagacgagactctaatcttttttttataatagagcagaatattctgtggaccttgcaaaaccagtcaaaattcTGTAAAACATGCCAACATTTTTATGTGCACCCCTGACTTTTGAGCAGATCACAACGATAAAGTAAAGGCCTCTCCCAaaggtgtatttatttattttatagctACCTCGGCCCAAGTGAAGCGCACAGAAGACGGCGCCACCACCAGCACAGGCCACTCCTTCCTGTAGTAGGCAGCGATGCAGATGGCCTGCACTGTCTTCCCCAGGCCCATGTCGTCAGCCAGGAGCAGGCGGCCTTGTTTGGACACCGCATATCTGCAAGGAGACGGTTGAAACTTGACATGATTCGGTCATCTGGCCGAAATTGCAAGCTTCGGAGAAAATTGTGTATTTCATCatcaattttgaagatttttccggttattttttattacccttaatttatttcaatgggcgtcaattatatgcacgtttttgctatttgcgggtgggCCCAGTCCTGATCACTCGCAACTGGCAGGGCTCCACTGTTATTATAAATGGTATAAATCAagtcattattgttttttattaatattcaatatttgattaattttaatttctttataACAAAAGATATAGGCTACATTTAGCACAATTATAATTCACATATCGCCGCTGTCATGTGAAAAACACTGaagtcctttttcttttcttttttaaatatttttgggatgtctgcattcagtttcatcccataaacataaaaattagagctgtcaaacaattaaattttttaatcagagtaatcacattttagaattttgatgaatcacaattaataaaaaaaaaaaggcttttttatcaatattttttccccgccaaatttgaagagcatcggttatgtgttaattctttggacatttaatgttatgaggacgtctttaaaaaaaatgttgatccaCTGCCCACGCTcaacctcctctttttctaatcaatgaattacttacaaaatttaaaatggggaaaaaatgaccccaatattttgacatgagcaATTATCCTAGacgtcatacgcaaacatttattaaatgctttactttaatgcatgtcattatgtttattgctcaaacaacctgtgctaccttaaacgtagccatccactgtcacgATAAAGGataattaattcatgattaatgcgatttttttgtgattaattaatcagttaacagtaactttgacagcactaataaaaatgtaaaaaatgtaaaaaaaaattgggtgtttttcacaggacagccaccatatatttgtgtaaatatttaataaGACTACATCATAAATTATTCTGAAAACGACGTTACGGCTACTACAAAAGAAGCGCTAACGGCCGTCCACAAGCACCTACTTGACTCCTTCCAACTGGAAGGGCATGAGGCTGCTTGTGATCACGGGGTCAACGCAGGACAGGTCGGCCTCAGGGACGTCCAGCTTCTTGGCTTGAGGGCCCTCGAACCTGGCAGAAAAGGCCTGGACCACCGCCCGGGGAAGAGGCTCCACCTCCGCGGCTGCTATCCCACCGAGGAGCTCCACTGAGAATGCAACGCGGTGCGATTACACAAGATGGCAAATGGTAAGAGAGAGATTAACCCAATGGGAAAGTAAAACTTACTCAGTCTCTTGTAGTCCTCCAGTGAAAAGCTCCATTTCCTTGTTTTCATGTCTGCAAAGATTTAATGATGACATCACCACAAGTTGTTTAGTTGGCCTGGGATGACTCAATGAGTAACCTCCAAATTAGTCCACTGGCTGATATCTGTAAttatttggtttatttatttatttagactaTATTCATTAATTGTAGCTTAGATTTACaaagggcctttttttttttttttaatgtatttgtgtAATTTAGACAGATGCTGTCCAGCcatagatatacagtatatagtccTGTACATAGATGATATTAATACCAATCTGGTACCGTAAGATTTTGTCGGCATTTGCTTGAATGCTGCAATCACGTCGACATGGTAACCGATATCAACCTCAAATTTGGAGGGCGATACCATGACGCACTGGCCCTGGATGTCAGCGCCCGGTTTCTGCCAACCGTTGCACAGCTTCAGCAGAGCGGTTAGCGCGGAGCCGTCTTGAGCTCGACTGGTCAGCGCCGCCATGTCCAGTGCCTCCGCGCCTTCCAGGGGCCTCAAAGACACGGACGGGATGGATGCTGCCTGGGTCACTGCAATggagttagaaaaaaaaaaaaaaaacacaagttagAAAGGAGCAGGTGCTGTGTTGTATAGTAACATTATACTTTACTGCTAAAACACACTTAGCTGTTGGTAGTCCTCCATGCTGAAGTTCCACGTCTTGTTGGCAGGGTCTAATGGAAAATAGAGGATCCTCGGGTGATGATAGAGTTCCGTTGTTCCATTGGCGACATAACCCAAATTCGTATGAAAGTCTAAATGTGACTATTAACACACCAGTAGTTATAATTACAACATGGCATCtcatgtgaatatatatatatatatatatatatatattttttttttacttttggtttTCACTGTTCAGACAGACGCCACATTACTCAAGTCCATTCTGTTACAtgctaaataaaagtaaaatgtgtGGCAAGACTGAATGGGAAATTGTCAACAATGtcaagttacaaaaaaaaaaaagaaaaagtgccaTATTCAAGAGAAGCTTGTGTTTTGAGATTTTAACAAATTTGGTTGAAAAAACCCCAACACATTTTCAAGACATAATGGCATGATCATTTATCGGTATGGAACTGTAGTACTTGCactcggtctaaaaaaaagatgtctgtAATAATAcctaataatttgaataattcaCATTTTAGATTAATTTACATAAAATCTTGAATCCCTTCTTAAGGTGAATGCCTATGTTTTTTTCATAACGTCTATCTATGTGGCTATTGTGTGACTGCAATTtccttaaagaggaagtcaaccttaaacacttcttgacaataatatgttatatgtgacctcactagtctaaatatgacattctgatcaatattatatttatggaatatgagttatgcaacaaaatccagtcgtctttatccatctcaaggggcggccattttgccacttgctgttgacttaagatgacgtcacagttgctcagggttcaggcaacgaccaatcacagctcaacagTTTtcggaagctgagctgtgattggttgtaacctgagacctgagcaactgtgatgtcattttcactcaacagcaagtgacaaaatgaccacctgccatttttgttgataaaaactgctggattttgcggcttaaatcatattccactaacacattattaaccgtatttagactagtagggctgcatagaccacattattgtcaagaattttcaTGATTAGCATGATTAATAAACTACATAATTTTCTTTCCATTGGCCTTAAGGCTGCAAATGTTATGTGACAgaaatctgaaaagaaaaacaagcaaaaatgaGCATTTCGGAtgtgaaatatttaaaaggcACTTTAGCCAGTAAGCAAAATCCACTTTGTGGTATGTACCCAAACAAGTGGTTGGTGCCACCctaattattttcatatataaaAGCTGCACTGCACAGATGTCCATATTACTGAGTGTAGGCATTATAAATTGGATTTATGTGGCCACAAAGAGTATTTGGGTGTCAGCTCAGAGCCAAGGATTACGTTAGGCAACATATGTCATCTTTTGGCCTGGCGTTGCTAGCAGTTGGCTTGCGTCCGAAAAAAAGAATATACGAGTGGTCATAATGTCCAATGGAGCAAGGgatattaaatttttatttacgtGCCGTACTTGCACAGCCACACTGATCAATATAGAGTAAACAACTGTTTTATtatcgtttaaaaaaacacagctgAGCACAAGGTTAACACATCCATCATAAATTATTCAACTgcgtatttacattttacaaatagAGAGTGAGTTTTGAGCTTATAGCTGAAAATCCTCAATCAGGCAGTACAGTATTGAGGAGGACTAAATGCAACAGTCCTTAAATGGTTCAGGTCCGACTTCGAGGACAGGAGTTACTTTGTGACCATTGGAAGTTTTAAATGTGATCGGATGGACATGGCGTGGAGTCCCTCAAGGGCCAGTCCTTGAATCCCTTTCGTTCAGCCTGTATATGCTAATGTTGGCTATCATGGCTATGCAGACGATAAACAGCTATATCTATCAATGTCCCCAAGTGACGACAgtttacttaactcatttgctcccaaaaacgaataaatatgttctattttaaatgtttcaaagacttatttatacgttgttggctttttttttgctagagatGGCTTCgacgcagcctctcaactgcacagaacggtTAAAGcgatggtaattattacaaaaaacggccaacaggtggcagcagagcaaaaatagatcaaccagggccatgttgaaaaaaagctaatttactcacagttctacATTGATTTGTCcatgtgctaatgctaatttctgtaaGGAAattgatagaaatatactttttttcctgatgaaagaaaatactctattttttcttttggtaggttccatgtttttatagcaatagaacacaatattctctgggccttgcaaaaatctgtcaaaatccagtaaaacagccaggagtgaaggggattgcttctgtgaaaatagctgggagtgaatgaattaaggtGCTATGTCACTgttgaaaacaaattaataacaGGATGAACCAAAATTTCCTtcaactaaatcaaaacaaaacccgagttactgtaattgttttggggttgttgtttttttaaaaagcacctCACAGTCACAGTTTAGTCACGGGTAAGCAACTGCATAATTCTGAGAGCTGTCGCTAATATTTGGGTTTATGTACGCATAGCAACATAAAGCTAGAAGTATACACCagggaaaatggccgccacaaTAATGAAGTGTTGGGGGTGTACGTGCTTGTGCTCTACTCTCTACTTATCAGCATACTTACCGTATGTCTTGGACGGGATGGACTTAAAAACAGCAATGAGCTCTGCGTGGTAGCCCACCTCCACCCTGAAGCGTCCATCAGTGTGAGGCACACATTTGCCCCAGGTGGCTATAGCAGGCTTCTTAGCAGGCACGGTCTTTAATGTTGTCAAGTCTGAGGTgggtttgtttggttgtttgtaGAAGGAGCCCAGTGCTGCACTGCTGGGAGAGGGCTGTTTACAACTGAGCTGAGCAGGCTTCGCACTACTAATGCTGCTGCCAGTGCTCATCGCGGGCTGGTTGACGTGTTGGCGCTTGGCTGGAGGAGGTGCATCTCTGGCCGATGTCTACGAGGAAAGACAGCCTTTGAATTGAATTAGTCTTCAAAAGGCAACCCAGCACTTACTGTAAGTGGGAAGGAGTATTAGTGCcgcattgaagaaaaaaaatacaacactacATTAAAGATGGAAATAATCTTGCATTAAAGTCGGAGGTTATATTTTGAGGTATCGTTGGAACATTTCAAGAGCCAGTCGTATCTTTTCAAGATTAAAATTGGAACGCAATGCGTTTAAAGTCATACACTGAAAAAAGTGtctattttgagaaaaaaattatatttctacgagaatatatttatttgtatacttTTGAGATGAAAGCGATACAGATAATAATTTGctgtaaaaatattatttctttaGATTATCATTTCTGATtgtaatctaaaaaatatacagtagtcttgtaaaattacaacaacagTAGACCCCCCCCTTACACAGATTttcggttttatttttttattattatacaccCAAGCCCCATGACTTCcatgaaaaacacacatttaatgTTAAGACTTGTTTTGGGTtacaaaatatgaatatgaataagaatgaatcttttttttttaaattaaaaatacacattctTATTAGATTTAAATTTAGAGAATActataatctaaaaaaaaaaacacaatttatgcatttatttttttgccatgcaaGCTATTACTATAACATCTCTGCCACTGGTGAAAGGAGACTTTCAATCATTCCTCTTTCATCTATAACCGCTTCAAACTCCAAAATGGAATAGGAGAAAAGGATTTCATTGGTTTGTTATGTTATGtactctataaataaagttgagttactCCCATAATATTTAGACTTTTTCCTAAAACATTTCATCTTTATTCTCGCACAACTGATTgtaatctgcaaaaaaaaaactttcatatcAAAAACCTATGATTGATCtccaaattatatattttttcttctccaaaacTTTCCACAAATTTCCATCCTCATTCTAAAAAAGGACAactttttcccataaaattTAGACTTCAAGTCTAAACTCCACACATCTTTATATTAGTAAAATTAGGCCTTACCTTAAAACCTTTTtagcatgaaaaataaaatacacattttttttacacaaactttatcattttaattaaaaaaaatatgacttttaaaccaaaatataaaactttattcttgtaaaaattatgactttaaccTAAAACGATTATTTATATCTCAAAACTATAAATCTATTCTCATGAAATTACTTTAATGCCATAAATATGatttcaccccccaccccctttattgaaaaaagaaaatgacttcagtacttttacaaatttaatttcttgaaaataaacgattttgtttgtacttttttgGGGTCCAAAACTATACAACTTTTTCCAagccatatatattttttaatctaaaagtatgatttatttgaaaatatggctttttttttattaacttctTACTCCTTTTTGTAAATGTTACAATACACAACTTTATGTAAAATGGTGACTTTAATCTggactatttctttttttctcattgtgAGCCTAAATACTCGTTGGTGTCCTCACCAGTGTTGACGAAGAGAATCCATTGCCAAACGCTGTGTCCTTGCAGTTACCAATGATGTGTGCCTCTTTCCTGAAAGGCGAAACAAACAGCTTCGGTGCAGATGATGCGCTTGGGTTCGGTGGGCCAGGCGCGTTCTGCCCGAGCCTCTGGGCTCTCCTCTCCAAAGCTTTCCGTCTGTTCTCCTCGATCATTCGCTGCTGCTCAGCTGTCAGCGTCGTAGACATGACTGCCTTCGTCCCGACTTCACTTAGCACTCAGCAGCGAGACGGTGGCCTCATCTGGACTGTCGGGTGGCAAACAAGCTAGTGTTAGCGGCTAACGACGCTAGCCAACGTTTGAAAAGATGGGTCCAAAAAATCGAATTGCGCTACCTGGATGTAAGTGACTGTTTACTTGGTGGGATAACAATCAAAATATGTAGTAAGGTCGTCAGCAAATCCTGTCACAGGCGTGTAAAGTAACTTTGCGAGCTAGTGGTGGCAACTAGTTGAGTAGAGGATATTTCGTAGTGCGTATCTGGCGCGCAGGATGTGACGTAAAATAACAAGTCGGCACGTGGAGGCGCGCCTCAAATACTTCCGTATACATACAGTGCAGGTAAGGTAAAGGACAATTTCACTGGCATAGATGGATGATAAATGTAATCTAGCCACCCATTTTCTGGGCTATGGATATTTTATTCATCCTTTGTCCATCTGTCAAGTAGATTACACATAACTGCATGAAAAGTACTTCCTCAGAAGACTTAATTGATATTTGTGTTTAGATGAGATGTGCATAATTTAACTTAGCCTCCTGTCGCCAGATAATAGATTGTTTAATTATTAATCATAGTTGGCAACAACTGAATAATAGCCTATTCCTATCACTTAAGGTAATAATGTTGTGGATGGACAGAAAGATGAATAGACAGGCAGACATGGTACTgtagatggacaaaaaaaaaattgactgacTGATAAATCAAAACATGGACAGCCCAATAGATATAGAGACAAAGACAAAGATGCATTTATAGAAAACAGAAAGATAGATAAGAACATTGACAGACATGAGACACGTTTGGAACATTTGGTTATTGGTCAATTAAACCAAGGTTCAACTTCTTTGGGTGCAAAAACAATGCTGCTCATCACCAAAAGAACATCATACCTGCAGTGGAGCATGCTGGTGCCTGCGTCATGTTTTGGGGGCCGATTTCCTGCAAGTTGAACTGATGCTTTCGTCAAGGTGGAAACTGgatgaattatgaacagtttaaaatgacAGTCATCAGCACAAACCTTCAGGCTCCTGctcaaaagcaaaagaaaatgtcGGTGATATGCCGGTTGCACTGGAGCGTCTGaaatttatttggggttaatcagaagTTTTGAAGTTGAATACAGCTTAGTTATAAGAGGGTGCACAAACTTGTTCAACATTTtagttgtatatatttttttattattattattttaattatttgtatatatttttttccgccCCTTTcgcctcaacttttttttttaatgatttatcctggtctcattaaaaaaaaggcattttaactggggtgtgtagactttttatagtcACTAAACAAACAGGCAATAGTTAgacaaatttaacaaaatgtaatCCTACTATTAATTGTTTTATGTAAAAGTGACAAAACTAAGGCCCAACACAGGTAAACTGAGGTgagttttgatttagttttgaCCCCCCCCTGTGAAACAGAtggcttattttatttatgtgcaGCATATAGGCTATATTTTCTCTCCTCtgcttgtgtgagtgtgttgtaGTTGTACATGCATGACGTGTGTGGGGCGTCTGGTCTGGGCTCTGTCCCAGGCTGCATCATGCTCGGCAGCATCCATCCACTCGGCAGCAACAGCAGCCAGTGCTCACACAGCACCGCGCTCACCGGATGCTTTTGTCACCTACGGCAGGACGCTCCGACAGCCGCGTTGGATTTCCACCCATCATCGACGGTCACGTCCACGTAGATTCCCACGGAGAAGACACAGTGGCAGCATCTGTGGAGGGGCCGGGTTGGGGGTGGCGGGGTGAGAAAAAAATCGTGCAGAAATCGGCGTAGCTGGCCAGGTAAGACACGTCTGACTCGATTTGCCTCCCACATTAAGGCGATGATAGCAGTGACGTGGCTTTAATACTTATGATTTCGAGGCA
It encodes the following:
- the smarcal1 gene encoding SWI/SNF-related matrix-associated actin-dependent regulator of chromatin subfamily A-like protein 1, which encodes MSTTLTAEQQRMIEENRRKALERRAQRLGQNAPGPPNPSASSAPKLFVSPFRKEAHIIGNCKDTAFGNGFSSSTLTSARDAPPPAKRQHVNQPAMSTGSSISSAKPAQLSCKQPSPSSAALGSFYKQPNKPTSDLTTLKTVPAKKPAIATWGKCVPHTDGRFRVEVGYHAELIAVFKSIPSKTYDPANKTWNFSMEDYQQLMTQAASIPSVSLRPLEGAEALDMAALTSRAQDGSALTALLKLCNGWQKPGADIQGQCVMVSPSKFEVDIGYHVDVIAAFKQMPTKSYDMKTRKWSFSLEDYKRLMELLGGIAAAEVEPLPRAVVQAFSARFEGPQAKKLDVPEADLSCVDPVITSSLMPFQLEGVKYAVSKQGRLLLADDMGLGKTVQAICIAAYYRKEWPVLVVAPSSVRFTWAEAFRRWLPSVSPDSVNVVVKAKDNLRAGLVNIISYDLLSRMDKQLPGNPFDVLIMDESHFLKNIKTARCKAALPLLKTAKRVILLSGTPAMSRPAELYTQILAVRPSLFPRFHEFGLRYCDAKQLTWGWDYSGSSHLVELKLMLAECLMLRRLKSDVLSQLPSKQRKVVTVTIDGVSNKIKAALSAAAKQLARQHQNKMDEKEALLIFYNYTAEAKLQAITEYIKDMLECGREKFLVFAHHKLILDHITGELVKKDVSFIRIDGSTPSSERQRLCDKFQYSGKTCVAILSITAANMGLTLHAADLVIFAELFWNPGVLIQAEDRVHRIGQTNNVNIHYLVAKGTADDHLWPMIQGKMKVLEQVGLSESNLSANAMTAQFHSKDPNQRSIADMFERSFNEDNNVDAGGQ